In Altererythrobacter rubellus, the following are encoded in one genomic region:
- a CDS encoding TonB-dependent receptor, translated as MRKFASSVSLGAVAVAMATPAMGQNQTQPEQQETQQRTSGVPVIVVTAQRRSEDLQDVPVSVQALGQEGLEQLNIDTFEDYLEQLPTVTAGGSGPGQSTIYIRGLASTTPNLTTAGVAGLAPNVALYLDEQPLSQPGRNLDVYAADLERIEVLSGPQGTLFGASSQAGVVRLITNKPSLSGFDASASAGVSFTKGGETSYKAEAMVNVPVTDTIALRGVVYLDDQGGYIDNVAGTRNAGESGRFRTAGTVRDNGVPVSAGRAGFQAGADLSAVNLINADNASLVEEDFNDTQYSGFRATALWEVTPDWKVTLAHSRQSVESDGVFFADPELDGLDDLEIQRFEDDRIEDDFSNTSWTVEGRLGALDIVYSGAYTDRETQQKVDYSDYLFVGQYLPYYICDTAVVYSGYVTNAPADPTCQAPNLFVASNTDTTVFTQEFRVSTPQDARIRATAGAFYSDLELKELNDFAYPGSQFVRGSDGVTTGFLPNFPLTNTSAAGGGNSSTGYFQEAGPFPTGVIFRNDIRRTDEQLGIFGEVAFDIIPDRLTLAGGARYYDIEVGLEGSANSSFFNLNSAIFGPNAGAAPGTGADAQLAGTNISAQFEPDNAVGAPDTASTDGFIFKGTLTYTPNSDLMFYATYSEGFRPGLLNRPGGASNGAGFTVPYALDTDEVKNYEIGWKTDLADGQLRLNGSAFFVDISRLQTTIFDPSITNLFFSDNAADAEIMGVEADFTFAPYAVPGLTVAGAFSVLDTEITDVLTPTNDVVVGEELAFAPSFQGNIRVRYEWDLSNTLEAFIQPQVSHSASKFTDIIEINKLELESYTVFDLSAGVKSGPWKFNVYGENLFDTRAQISGNFVFDRARISTNRPLTIGMSVSFDY; from the coding sequence ATGAGAAAATTCGCAAGCAGTGTATCGCTTGGCGCGGTTGCAGTTGCCATGGCCACGCCAGCCATGGGGCAAAATCAGACACAGCCAGAACAGCAAGAGACACAGCAGCGCACCAGCGGTGTTCCGGTAATCGTGGTTACCGCGCAGCGCCGCAGTGAAGACCTGCAGGACGTTCCAGTCTCTGTCCAGGCGCTTGGACAGGAAGGTCTTGAGCAGCTCAATATCGATACGTTTGAAGACTATCTTGAGCAACTTCCGACTGTGACCGCTGGCGGTTCCGGGCCGGGTCAGAGCACCATCTACATCCGCGGCTTGGCTTCAACGACACCAAACCTCACAACCGCTGGCGTTGCCGGCCTTGCACCAAACGTCGCACTTTATCTCGATGAGCAGCCGCTGTCTCAGCCAGGCCGCAACCTGGACGTATATGCGGCCGATCTGGAACGGATCGAAGTTCTGTCCGGTCCGCAAGGCACGCTGTTCGGCGCAAGTTCGCAAGCCGGTGTTGTGCGCCTGATCACCAACAAGCCAAGCCTGTCGGGTTTTGATGCCAGCGCCTCGGCTGGCGTCTCGTTCACTAAAGGCGGTGAGACCAGCTACAAGGCCGAGGCCATGGTCAACGTGCCGGTCACTGACACGATTGCGCTGCGCGGCGTAGTCTATCTCGACGATCAGGGCGGCTACATCGACAATGTGGCTGGCACTCGCAATGCCGGCGAGAGCGGACGTTTCCGTACCGCGGGCACCGTGCGCGACAATGGCGTGCCGGTCAGCGCAGGTCGCGCCGGTTTCCAAGCCGGGGCGGACCTTTCGGCTGTCAATCTGATCAACGCCGACAATGCGTCGCTTGTTGAAGAGGATTTCAACGACACCCAGTACTCCGGTTTTCGCGCCACTGCACTCTGGGAAGTGACGCCTGATTGGAAAGTCACTTTAGCGCACTCACGTCAAAGCGTTGAGAGCGACGGAGTATTCTTCGCCGATCCTGAGCTTGATGGTCTTGATGATCTGGAAATCCAGCGCTTCGAAGACGATCGTATCGAAGATGATTTCTCCAACACCAGTTGGACCGTCGAAGGTCGCTTGGGCGCGCTCGATATTGTTTATAGCGGCGCATACACTGACCGGGAAACGCAGCAGAAGGTCGACTACTCAGACTATCTGTTTGTCGGCCAATACCTGCCATACTACATCTGTGACACAGCCGTAGTCTATTCCGGCTATGTGACCAATGCTCCGGCTGATCCGACCTGTCAGGCACCAAACCTGTTCGTCGCATCGAATACGGATACCACTGTGTTCACGCAGGAATTCCGCGTCAGCACGCCGCAAGATGCGCGCATCCGCGCAACCGCGGGCGCGTTTTATAGCGATCTGGAGCTCAAGGAACTCAATGACTTCGCCTATCCCGGCTCGCAATTTGTGCGCGGTTCGGATGGCGTGACGACTGGCTTCCTGCCCAACTTCCCGCTGACCAACACAAGCGCGGCCGGCGGCGGCAATTCGTCGACTGGCTATTTCCAGGAAGCTGGACCATTTCCGACTGGTGTGATTTTCCGCAACGATATCCGCCGCACGGACGAGCAGCTGGGCATCTTTGGTGAAGTTGCTTTCGATATCATTCCGGATAGGCTCACGCTCGCAGGTGGCGCGCGCTATTATGATATCGAGGTTGGCCTGGAAGGCAGCGCGAACTCGTCCTTCTTCAACCTTAATTCTGCTATTTTCGGTCCCAATGCGGGTGCGGCACCTGGCACAGGGGCAGATGCCCAGCTTGCTGGTACCAACATCAGCGCTCAGTTTGAGCCAGACAATGCGGTGGGTGCGCCCGACACGGCTTCGACTGATGGTTTCATATTCAAAGGCACGCTCACATACACGCCGAACAGCGACCTGATGTTCTACGCGACCTATTCGGAAGGCTTCCGCCCTGGTTTGCTCAATCGTCCAGGTGGTGCAAGCAACGGCGCAGGCTTTACCGTGCCTTATGCGCTCGATACCGATGAGGTGAAGAACTATGAAATCGGCTGGAAAACCGATCTGGCTGACGGCCAGCTGCGATTGAACGGCAGTGCATTCTTCGTTGATATCAGCCGCCTGCAGACCACTATCTTCGATCCAAGCATCACTAACCTGTTCTTCTCGGACAATGCGGCCGACGCCGAGATTATGGGTGTGGAAGCAGACTTCACCTTCGCACCTTATGCGGTGCCTGGCTTGACCGTAGCCGGTGCATTTTCTGTTCTCGACACAGAGATCACGGATGTGCTTACGCCAACCAATGACGTTGTTGTCGGTGAAGAACTCGCCTTTGCACCGTCATTCCAGGGCAACATCCGCGTGCGCTATGAATGGGATCTCAGCAACACGCTGGAGGCCTTTATACAGCCGCAAGTGTCGCATTCGGCATCGAAGTTCACGGACATTATCGAGATCAACAAGCTAGAACTGGAAAGCTACACTGTGTTCGATCTTTCGGCTGGCGTTAAGAGCGGCCCGTGGAAGTTCAACGTCTACGGAGAGAACCTGTTCGACACACGGGCACAGATTTCTGGCAACTTCGTGTTCGACCGCGCACGCATTTCCACCAACCGTCCGTTGACAATCGGCATGAGCGTCAGCTTCGACTACTGA
- a CDS encoding COX15/CtaA family protein: protein MANSAAPVPESDYSRAVKGRPLVLAKWLYVVALMVIIIVMVGGITRLTESGLSITHWSLVTGILPPLTDQAWQAEFDLYRQTGEYRFESGPTGMDLAAFKFIYFWEWFHRILGRLIGLAFLLPMLWFWICRAIPTGYKGRLLALFALICGQGALGWYMVASGVGTDLTDVSHFRLSAHLLTALFLLGGLVWTARDLQMLGRDSTAQPAGLTGASTIIAAILFIQLLLGAWVAGLNAGHAAYDWPLMNGQFLPQPDLSRGWLWALTHDPFLLHFLHRWWAWVAVAALVWLARRIRKSDRPASIAIHSAFGTMFLLGIATVLTEVSLWVAVSHQLVGALVVASVAWGMHSDGLRKAHKA from the coding sequence ATGGCGAACTCTGCTGCACCTGTTCCGGAAAGCGATTATTCTCGCGCCGTCAAAGGGCGGCCGCTGGTGCTGGCCAAATGGCTTTACGTAGTGGCCTTGATGGTCATCATCATTGTCATGGTAGGCGGGATCACGCGCCTCACGGAAAGCGGGCTATCCATCACGCATTGGAGCCTCGTCACGGGCATTTTGCCGCCGCTGACCGATCAAGCGTGGCAGGCAGAATTCGATCTCTACCGTCAAACCGGCGAGTATCGCTTCGAAAGCGGGCCTACGGGAATGGATCTGGCTGCATTCAAGTTCATCTATTTCTGGGAATGGTTCCACCGCATTCTGGGGCGGCTGATCGGGCTCGCCTTTCTGCTGCCAATGTTGTGGTTCTGGATATGCCGGGCAATTCCTACCGGTTACAAGGGGCGGCTGCTGGCATTGTTCGCGCTGATATGCGGACAGGGCGCGCTGGGTTGGTACATGGTTGCATCGGGCGTTGGCACTGATCTCACCGATGTCAGCCATTTCCGGCTATCAGCGCATCTGCTGACAGCGCTGTTCTTGTTGGGCGGTTTGGTATGGACCGCGCGTGACTTGCAGATGCTCGGGCGCGATTCAACCGCGCAGCCTGCTGGTCTGACTGGTGCCTCGACGATCATAGCCGCCATACTGTTTATCCAGTTGCTGCTTGGCGCGTGGGTGGCGGGGCTCAATGCGGGACATGCCGCCTATGACTGGCCCCTGATGAACGGGCAGTTCCTGCCTCAGCCAGACCTGTCGCGCGGCTGGCTTTGGGCGCTGACACATGATCCATTCCTGCTGCATTTCCTCCATCGTTGGTGGGCCTGGGTGGCGGTGGCGGCGCTGGTGTGGCTCGCGCGGCGTATACGCAAGAGTGATCGCCCGGCTTCAATCGCAATCCACAGCGCATTCGGGACAATGTTCCTGCTCGGCATCGCAACCGTACTTACCGAAGTCTCTCTGTGGGTGGCAGTGTCGCACCAATTGGTCGGCGCCCTGGTGGTTGCGAGCGTTGCCTGGGGCATGCATTCGGACGGTCTGCGCAAAGCACACAAGGCATGA
- the rplM gene encoding 50S ribosomal protein L13, with protein sequence MKALNKQTQSAKPAEVEKKWHLIDADGLVVGRVASIIANILRGKHKPSYTPHVDCGDHVIVINADKVKFTGKKMSDKVYYKHTGHPGGIKETTPAKVLEGRFPERVLEKAVERMIPRGPLGRQQMRALHLYNGTEHPHDGQHPEVLDVASMNRKNKVTA encoded by the coding sequence ATGAAGGCGCTTAACAAGCAGACTCAGTCGGCAAAGCCGGCAGAGGTCGAAAAGAAATGGCACCTGATTGATGCAGACGGGCTGGTTGTTGGCCGCGTCGCTTCGATCATTGCCAATATCCTGCGCGGCAAACACAAGCCGAGCTACACTCCGCATGTTGATTGCGGTGACCATGTGATCGTCATCAATGCCGACAAGGTGAAATTCACCGGCAAGAAGATGTCTGATAAGGTCTATTACAAGCACACCGGCCACCCGGGCGGTATCAAGGAAACCACTCCGGCGAAGGTCCTGGAGGGCCGTTTCCCAGAGCGCGTGCTTGAAAAGGCTGTCGAACGCATGATTCCGCGCGGCCCGCTCGGCCGTCAGCAGATGCGTGCACTGCACCTCTACAATGGCACCGAGCACCCGCATGACGGGCAGCACCCTGAAGTGCTCGACGTTGCTTCCATGAACCGCAAGAACAAGGTCACCGCATAA
- the rpsI gene encoding 30S ribosomal protein S9: MADETKNETVSDLADLKEIAGDAPAGDAAEIAAVAEVPLREQELDQYGRAYATGRRKDAVARVWLKPGTGKVTVNGRDQEVYFARPTLRLIINQPFAITEREGQYDIVATVRGGGLSGQAGAVKHGISQALAKYEPALRSTVKAAGFLTRDSRVVERKKYGRAKARKSFQFSKR, from the coding sequence ATGGCTGACGAAACCAAAAACGAAACCGTTTCGGATCTGGCGGATCTGAAGGAAATCGCTGGCGACGCACCAGCAGGTGATGCAGCCGAGATCGCAGCTGTTGCTGAGGTTCCATTGCGCGAGCAGGAACTCGATCAGTATGGCCGCGCATATGCAACTGGCCGTCGTAAGGATGCGGTTGCCCGCGTCTGGTTGAAGCCGGGCACTGGCAAGGTGACCGTCAACGGCCGCGATCAAGAAGTGTACTTTGCACGCCCTACGCTGCGCCTGATCATAAACCAGCCGTTCGCGATCACAGAGCGTGAAGGCCAGTACGACATCGTCGCTACCGTGCGTGGTGGCGGGCTTTCGGGCCAGGCCGGTGCGGTAAAGCACGGCATCAGCCAGGCTCTCGCCAAATATGAGCCTGCACTGCGTTCAACTGTGAAGGCCGCTGGCTTCCTGACCCGCGACAGCCGCGTGGTCGAGCGTAAGAAATACGGCCGGGCGAAAGCACGCAAGAGCTTCCAGTTCTCGAAGCGCTGA
- a CDS encoding metallophosphoesterase family protein translates to MPIHASTTLFHVSDTHFGVEDRAAMAWFENAVREERPDALVCTGDLTQRATHQQYAVAAEWFAGLNTPIMLQPGNHDMPYYNLWERFRSPFARFGALDKAVGAELELEHALIVPFDTNVPAQMRWPWSDGVVTRKKLDVALNRLAELRDDPRPKIIACHHPLLPERDGAKNPTIRGDLAFKKLAAAGATVVLTGHVHFPFDQIRSRDNFAMRMIGAGTLSTRLRKGAPPSYNVLRIDQTGLIDVEKRDFAL, encoded by the coding sequence ATGCCAATTCACGCAAGCACCACTTTGTTCCATGTCAGTGACACGCATTTCGGCGTCGAGGACCGCGCGGCTATGGCTTGGTTCGAGAATGCAGTGCGGGAAGAGCGGCCTGACGCGCTTGTTTGCACCGGTGACCTCACTCAGCGCGCGACACATCAGCAATATGCAGTGGCGGCTGAGTGGTTTGCTGGCCTCAACACCCCCATCATGCTGCAGCCGGGCAACCATGACATGCCCTACTACAATTTGTGGGAGCGCTTCCGCAGTCCATTTGCGCGCTTTGGCGCGTTGGACAAGGCGGTAGGGGCCGAGCTAGAGCTTGAGCACGCATTGATCGTGCCTTTTGATACCAATGTGCCCGCACAAATGCGCTGGCCATGGTCTGACGGGGTTGTCACACGCAAGAAACTCGATGTAGCCCTCAACCGGCTAGCAGAATTACGCGATGACCCCAGACCCAAGATTATCGCGTGCCATCACCCGCTTTTGCCAGAGCGCGACGGGGCGAAAAATCCGACAATTCGTGGAGACCTGGCGTTCAAGAAGCTGGCCGCAGCGGGCGCAACGGTTGTGCTGACGGGGCACGTTCATTTCCCGTTTGACCAGATCCGCTCGCGTGACAATTTCGCCATGCGGATGATCGGGGCTGGCACCTTATCAACGCGTTTGCGCAAAGGCGCACCGCCATCCTACAATGTCTTGCGGATCGACCAGACCGGTTTGATCGACGTTGAAAAACGCGATTTTGCTCTCTGA
- a CDS encoding UrcA family protein produces MRQGILAAAGVGAMLIAAPALAGADNQTSQSNVTYEDLDLSTEAGQKELDQRITIAARKTCGLGRDTTGTRTVSRDQRRCIASA; encoded by the coding sequence ATGAGACAAGGCATACTTGCAGCGGCAGGTGTTGGCGCGATGTTGATCGCAGCCCCTGCCTTGGCTGGCGCTGACAATCAGACCAGCCAGTCCAATGTCACCTACGAGGATTTGGATCTTTCGACCGAAGCTGGTCAGAAAGAGCTCGATCAACGCATCACAATCGCGGCACGCAAGACTTGCGGTTTGGGCAGAGACACGACCGGAACCCGCACAGTATCGCGCGACCAACGCCGTTGCATCGCATCGGCCTAG
- a CDS encoding MFS transporter, producing the protein MIASALSVRALLSAIFILMAGSGFLSTLVAVRLESAGVPSLIIGLAATSYFTGLTLGSLRVEPLIARIGHIRAFAAFVTIFSASSLTYAIIEQPIVWVVLRFIDGFAMAGVFVCLESWLNRQATPANRSTVLASYMIALYCGQAAGQFLLNLGDNAPDLPFMISAVLLSIALLPVLLTRMEQPQVEAFTPFSIRKLYTASPLGIVGTLATGAMLGAFYAMGAVYVQRIGMDLSQVALFTSCVIAGGVALQYPLGRLSDRFDRRRVIIACFAIAAGVSATIAALKLPTVGTIAMGSIFGGFAFALYPLCVAHSNDHLEEEERVGASSGLVLTYSAGAMAGPMIGSSAMSAFGPAGLFAMIGVLAAGAAIFGIWRTVVRSAVPASEQQVFQSLPRTTPMVAVLETEGNIEGSKSR; encoded by the coding sequence ATGATTGCATCTGCTCTTTCAGTGCGCGCATTGCTCAGCGCGATCTTCATCCTGATGGCGGGCAGCGGGTTTCTCTCAACGCTTGTTGCAGTTCGTCTTGAGAGCGCGGGCGTCCCTTCGCTGATCATTGGCCTTGCAGCGACGAGCTATTTCACCGGACTAACTCTCGGATCACTTAGGGTTGAGCCGCTGATCGCGCGCATCGGGCATATTCGCGCCTTCGCTGCATTTGTGACGATCTTTTCTGCCAGCAGTCTGACCTATGCCATCATTGAACAGCCAATTGTCTGGGTCGTGCTGCGCTTTATCGATGGCTTTGCCATGGCCGGCGTGTTTGTTTGTCTTGAAAGTTGGCTCAATCGGCAAGCGACACCTGCCAACCGGAGCACGGTGCTCGCCTCCTATATGATCGCGTTATATTGCGGGCAGGCTGCTGGTCAGTTCCTGCTCAATTTGGGCGACAATGCACCAGACCTTCCCTTCATGATCTCGGCAGTTTTGCTCTCCATCGCATTGCTGCCAGTGCTGCTCACTCGCATGGAGCAACCGCAGGTGGAGGCGTTCACGCCATTTTCCATCCGCAAGCTCTATACAGCTTCTCCGCTCGGGATCGTTGGAACGCTTGCCACCGGCGCAATGTTGGGTGCATTCTACGCCATGGGCGCGGTCTACGTTCAGCGGATTGGAATGGATCTGTCGCAGGTCGCGCTGTTTACGTCATGTGTGATTGCAGGCGGAGTAGCGCTACAATATCCGTTGGGAAGACTTTCCGACAGGTTTGACCGGCGGCGCGTGATTATCGCATGTTTTGCCATAGCCGCGGGCGTTAGCGCTACGATCGCAGCATTAAAGCTGCCAACCGTCGGAACCATCGCAATGGGCAGCATCTTTGGCGGCTTCGCTTTTGCGCTCTATCCGCTCTGTGTCGCGCATTCGAACGACCATCTTGAAGAGGAAGAACGCGTGGGCGCGAGCAGCGGCCTGGTGCTGACATACTCCGCCGGCGCGATGGCTGGGCCGATGATTGGGTCAAGCGCGATGAGCGCGTTCGGTCCGGCCGGTTTATTTGCGATGATCGGCGTACTTGCGGCTGGCGCAGCGATTTTCGGTATCTGGCGCACCGTGGTGCGTTCGGCTGTTCCGGCAAGCGAACAGCAGGTCTTCCAAAGCCTGCCGCGAACAACACCCATGGTCGCCGTGCTGGAGACAGAGGGCAATATCGAGGGTTCGAAATCTCGCTAA
- the cutA gene encoding divalent-cation tolerance protein CutA, with product MSALIYCPFPDREAARAAANTLLDRKLIACANLLGEVESIYSWNGERGDSFEIGALFKTSAALLDDAIQCLAEMHPYDTPAIMGWRCVSVSEATAAWLGELDRGG from the coding sequence ATGAGCGCGCTTATTTACTGCCCCTTCCCTGATCGCGAAGCAGCGCGTGCTGCGGCCAATACCTTGTTAGATAGGAAACTGATCGCCTGCGCCAATCTATTGGGTGAAGTTGAATCCATTTACAGTTGGAATGGTGAACGCGGCGATAGTTTCGAGATTGGCGCACTATTCAAGACTAGCGCTGCTTTACTTGACGACGCGATACAATGTTTGGCCGAAATGCATCCCTATGATACCCCTGCAATCATGGGTTGGCGTTGTGTTTCCGTTTCGGAAGCAACTGCAGCATGGCTCGGCGAACTAGATCGAGGGGGTTAG
- a CDS encoding tetratricopeptide repeat-containing sulfotransferase family protein, whose translation MATREEQLKAAQTALQASEFAKGLALAENLLAEQRRDPEALYLAAVGSRYLGKHSDAEKHLGALHQAMPEYGRAWQEEGHLALALGDKTKALEAFARATRFNPALTASWREQAKLLSAAGRNAEAAAANAQLERLSSLPRELIAVTNHLHEGRLLRAEEICRHFLRSSPKNVEGMRLLAKIGIELGILDDAEFLLESAVAFEPDNIQLKLDYTDVLRRRQKFGKARAQAQALQDSDPGNPIFQSQLAIESMQTGDYDRAFELFDAVLEKLPRDPATLTSKGHALKTLGQTDEAITSYRAAVSAKPDHGDAYYALANLKTYKFENSEIDAMRAQAARPDLAFMDRVHLSFALGKALEDREDYEASFKHYDEGNALKRAQTRYSADAMSRELAAQKSACTADLFAKHEGVGYDAHDPIFILGLPRAGSTLLEQILASHSQIDGTLELPNILALAHRLRGRKAGQSRYPEILHELTAEQLTTFGERFIEETRIHRQGAPFFIDKMPNNFRHIGLINLILPNAKIIDARRDPMDCCFSGFKQLFAEGQEFTYGLEEVGRYYADYVDLMDHWDAVLPGKVLRVQHEDVLDDVEAQTRRMLDFIGVPFEDACLEFHKTDRAVRTASSEQVRQPINRKGQDAWKPFEPWLEPLKQALAGRH comes from the coding sequence ATGGCAACACGCGAAGAACAGCTCAAGGCAGCCCAAACGGCATTGCAAGCCAGCGAGTTCGCAAAAGGGCTGGCTCTAGCTGAAAATCTGCTGGCAGAGCAGCGGAGAGATCCAGAAGCGCTGTATCTTGCCGCTGTCGGAAGTCGCTATCTCGGTAAACATAGTGATGCTGAGAAGCATCTTGGTGCTCTCCATCAGGCAATGCCCGAATATGGGCGCGCGTGGCAGGAAGAGGGGCACCTGGCACTCGCCCTTGGGGACAAGACCAAAGCGCTGGAGGCTTTTGCCCGGGCAACGCGCTTCAATCCGGCGCTAACCGCCAGTTGGCGTGAACAGGCCAAGCTGCTGAGTGCGGCAGGTCGCAATGCCGAGGCGGCCGCAGCCAACGCGCAGCTGGAGCGGCTTTCCTCGCTCCCGCGCGAGCTGATCGCGGTGACCAACCATCTTCACGAAGGGCGGCTTCTGAGAGCAGAAGAAATCTGCCGCCATTTCCTGCGCAGCAGTCCCAAGAATGTCGAAGGGATGCGACTGCTCGCCAAGATCGGAATTGAACTTGGCATTCTCGATGATGCCGAATTCCTGCTCGAAAGCGCAGTCGCGTTCGAGCCTGACAACATTCAGCTCAAGCTCGACTACACCGATGTGCTGCGCCGCCGCCAGAAGTTCGGCAAGGCGCGAGCGCAAGCTCAGGCGCTGCAAGATAGCGACCCCGGCAATCCCATTTTCCAGTCGCAACTTGCAATCGAAAGCATGCAGACCGGTGATTACGATCGCGCATTCGAACTGTTTGACGCAGTGCTTGAGAAGCTGCCGCGAGATCCGGCAACGCTGACGAGCAAGGGTCACGCACTCAAGACGTTGGGCCAGACGGATGAGGCGATCACGAGTTACCGCGCGGCAGTTAGTGCGAAGCCTGATCACGGTGACGCCTATTACGCGCTCGCCAATCTCAAGACTTACAAGTTCGAGAATTCAGAGATTGACGCGATGCGCGCGCAAGCTGCGCGGCCTGATCTTGCCTTTATGGACCGGGTCCACCTGTCCTTTGCGCTTGGCAAAGCGCTGGAAGATCGCGAAGACTACGAAGCGAGCTTCAAGCATTATGATGAAGGGAATGCCTTGAAGCGCGCGCAAACCCGCTACAGCGCCGATGCGATGAGTCGCGAGCTGGCGGCACAGAAATCGGCATGCACAGCAGACCTGTTCGCAAAGCATGAAGGCGTGGGATATGATGCGCATGATCCGATATTTATCCTTGGCCTGCCGCGCGCAGGCTCGACATTGCTCGAGCAAATCCTTGCCAGTCACTCGCAGATCGATGGCACGCTCGAGCTTCCCAATATCCTCGCGCTCGCGCACCGGTTGCGCGGACGCAAGGCAGGCCAGTCACGGTACCCGGAAATCTTGCATGAACTCACGGCTGAGCAACTTACGACTTTCGGTGAGCGATTCATCGAGGAAACGCGTATCCACCGCCAAGGCGCGCCATTCTTCATCGACAAGATGCCCAACAATTTCAGGCATATCGGGCTGATCAATCTGATTCTGCCGAATGCAAAGATTATCGACGCACGCCGTGATCCGATGGATTGCTGTTTCTCCGGCTTCAAGCAGCTTTTTGCCGAGGGGCAGGAGTTCACTTACGGCTTGGAAGAGGTTGGCCGGTACTATGCCGACTATGTCGATTTGATGGACCATTGGGATGCGGTTCTGCCAGGCAAGGTCTTGCGCGTGCAACATGAAGATGTGCTCGACGATGTCGAAGCGCAGACGCGCCGCATGCTCGATTTTATCGGTGTCCCGTTCGAGGATGCCTGTCTTGAATTCCACAAGACTGACCGCGCTGTTCGTACCGCGAGCAGCGAACAGGTGCGCCAGCCGATCAATCGCAAGGGGCAGGATGCCTGGAAGCCGTTCGAGCCTTGGCTTGAGCCGCTTAAACAGGCTTTGGCCGGAAGGCATTGA
- the thiS gene encoding sulfur carrier protein ThiS, with product MSDTKTITLNGEPRQTTAATIADLVRELELEPAKVAVECNREIAPRSTLEQASLNDGDVLEIVHFVGGGSQAADDTWTVAGRTFKSRLIVGTGKYKDFEQNAAAVEAAGAEIVTVAVRRVNVSDPKAPMLTDYIDPKKVTYLPNTAGCFTADDAIRTLRLAREAGGWDLVKLEVLGEARTLYPNMKETLEATEVLAKEGFLPMVYCVDDPIAAKQLEDAGAVAVMPLGAPIGSGLGIQNQVTIRLIVEGANVPVLVDAGVGTASDAAVGMELGCDGILMNTAIAEAKDPIRMARAMKLSVEAGREAYLAGRMGRRMYADPSSPLAGLI from the coding sequence ATGAGCGACACGAAGACAATCACTTTGAACGGCGAACCACGCCAGACCACAGCGGCCACTATTGCGGACCTCGTGCGCGAGCTCGAACTTGAGCCGGCCAAGGTTGCGGTCGAGTGCAATCGCGAAATCGCGCCGCGATCAACTCTGGAGCAGGCGTCGTTGAATGATGGAGATGTGCTGGAGATCGTCCACTTCGTGGGTGGCGGCTCTCAGGCAGCGGACGATACATGGACGGTTGCGGGCCGCACATTCAAGTCTCGCCTGATCGTTGGGACTGGCAAGTATAAGGATTTCGAACAAAACGCCGCAGCGGTTGAAGCGGCAGGCGCAGAGATCGTCACCGTGGCAGTGCGCAGGGTGAATGTCAGCGACCCGAAGGCGCCGATGCTGACCGATTATATCGACCCCAAGAAGGTCACTTACCTGCCCAACACCGCCGGGTGCTTCACCGCAGATGATGCGATCCGCACCTTGCGCCTGGCGCGCGAAGCGGGCGGCTGGGACTTGGTGAAACTCGAAGTGCTGGGCGAAGCGCGCACGCTCTATCCCAATATGAAGGAAACCCTGGAGGCGACCGAGGTGCTCGCCAAGGAGGGCTTCCTGCCGATGGTTTACTGCGTTGATGATCCGATCGCCGCGAAGCAGTTGGAAGACGCGGGCGCGGTGGCAGTGATGCCATTGGGCGCACCGATCGGCTCAGGTCTGGGTATTCAGAACCAGGTTACGATCCGCCTGATCGTTGAAGGCGCGAATGTGCCGGTGCTGGTCGACGCAGGCGTTGGCACGGCGAGCGATGCGGCGGTAGGCATGGAGCTGGGCTGCGATGGCATATTGATGAATACCGCGATTGCCGAAGCGAAAGACCCGATCCGTATGGCCCGCGCGATGAAGCTCTCAGTGGAGGCTGGCCGTGAAGCCTATCTGGCAGGCCGGATGGGGCGGCGCATGTATGCCGATCCTTCCAGCCCGCTTGCGGGATTGATCTAG
- a CDS encoding MerC domain-containing protein, with product MTEYSISIRQRMDRAGIWLSSLCLLHCVLTILVVSVLGAGSHFLLSPEIHRVGLAIALIIAAVAIGWGALRHRRAAPFVMAMVGLTFMGGALAMPHGFYEVIFTMIGVALVATGHFLNMRSHLPAQQ from the coding sequence ATGACTGAGTACAGCATCTCGATTCGGCAGCGGATGGACCGCGCTGGTATCTGGCTTTCCAGCCTGTGCTTGCTTCATTGCGTGCTGACGATTCTGGTCGTTTCGGTGTTGGGCGCCGGCAGCCACTTCCTGCTTTCGCCGGAAATCCATCGCGTAGGTCTGGCGATTGCATTGATTATCGCGGCAGTTGCGATTGGCTGGGGCGCCTTGCGTCATCGCCGCGCTGCACCCTTCGTTATGGCTATGGTGGGCCTGACCTTTATGGGCGGCGCCCTGGCGATGCCGCACGGCTTCTATGAAGTGATCTTCACCATGATCGGTGTGGCCCTGGTTGCCACGGGCCACTTTCTTAATATGCGAAGCCACTTGCCAGCGCAGCAATGA